The following proteins come from a genomic window of Salvia hispanica cultivar TCC Black 2014 chromosome 4, UniMelb_Shisp_WGS_1.0, whole genome shotgun sequence:
- the LOC125218491 gene encoding haloacid dehalogenase-like hydrolase domain-containing protein Sgpp, with translation MAALQLFSPFLPKLPPSYTSQFAPPTYSFRMSSSSTPRCSSLAPVAPLEAILFDIDGTLADSDPIHYYAFREMLQELGYNGGDPITEEFFITNISGKHNEELCQVLFPDWDLQRARKFFVDKEAMFRRLAAEQTEPVAGLDALCRWVEDKGLRRAAVTNAPRANAEMLISLLGLDEFFELVVIGNECERPKPFPDPYLNALKGLGVSADHAFVFEDSVSGIKAGMAAGMPVVGLALRNPESMLTGAGAAMVIKDYTETKLWTALEEISKKKEELKVT, from the exons ATGGCGGCGCTTCAGCTATTCTCCCCTTTTCTGCCAAAGCTTCCTCCTTCGTACACCTCCCAATTTGCTCCTCCCACCTACTCTTTTCGGATGTCTTCTTCGTCCACGCCAAG GTGCTCTTCACTTGCACCGGTTGCTCCACTGGAAGCAATCCTATTCGATATTGATGGAACACTAGCTGATTCTGATCCTATCCATTACTATGCATTTAGAGAAATGCTTCAAGAG CTAGGATACAATGGTGGAGATCCCATAACTGAGGAATTCTTCATAACTAATATTAGTGGCAAGCATAATGAGGAACTCTGTCAGGTTCTCTTCCCAGATTGGGATCTCCAAAGAGCTAGGAAATTTTTTGTTGACAAGGAGGCTATGTTTCGAAG ACTGGCTGCAGAACAAACGGAGCCGGTTGCTGGGCTTGACGCGTTGTGCAGATGGGTGGAGGACAAGGGTCTGAGACGCGCTGCAGTCACCAATGCTCCAAGGGCTAACGCGGAGATGCTGATCTCATTGCTGGGGCTTGACGAGTTCTTCGAACTAGTTGTGATTGGAAACGAGTGTGAACGACCAAAGCCTTTCCCGGACCCCTACTTGAATGCTCTGAAGGGACTTGGAGTATCTGCTGATCATGCATTTGTCTTTGAG GATTCTGTGTCTGGAATAAAAGCTGGGATGGCTGCTGGGATGCCAGTGGTTGGCCTAGCTCTAAGGAATCCTGAAAGCATGTTGACGGGAGCTGGGGCAGCTATGGTGATCAAGGATTATACCGAGACGAAGTTGTGGACTGCTCTAGAAGAAATTTCCAAGAAGAAAGAGGAGCTCAAAGTTACATGA
- the LOC125224227 gene encoding CMP-sialic acid transporter 2-like, giving the protein MKNGMIECSACHSKIANPSSKAVARAYDRHRSKVSSKQRALNFLLVGGDCVLVGFQPILVYMSKVDGRFKFSPISVNFLTELAKVLFAITMLLFQARRQKVGEKPLLSLSTFMQAARNNKLLAVPALLYAINNYLKFTMQLYFNPATVKMLSNLKVLVIAVLLKFIMKRRFSIIQWEALALLLIGISINQLKSMPEGTTTLDLPITTAAYVCTLIFVTVPSMASVFNEYALKSQYDTSIYLQNLFLYGYGAIFNFLGILGTVVFKGPDNFNIFEGHSKATMFLICNNAAQGILSSFFFKYADTILKKYSSTVATIFTGIASAALFGHTLTINFLLGISVVFISMHQFFSPFAKPKDEEQNGMVERTDVQDKHRSRDSSFINMAAGANEEATHHVGPDERQPLLPK; this is encoded by the exons ATGAAGAACGGGATGATAGAGTGCAGTGCCTGTCATTCCAAAATAGCTAATCCATCCAGTAAGGCTGTTGCACGAGCTTATGACCGACATAGGAGCAAGGTATCATCAAAGCAGCGTGCGCTTAACTTCTTATTAGTTGGCGGTGATTGTGTACTTGTTGGTTTCCAG CCTATTTTGGTTTATATGTCAAAGGTGGATGGCCGCTTCAAGTTTAGTCCGATTAGTGTCAACTTTTTGACAGAGCTTGCAAAAGTTCTTTTTGCAATCACAATGCTTTTGTTCCAG GCTAGGCGGcagaaagttggtgaaaagcCGCTTCTCTCACTTTCAACATTTATGCAG GCTGCTCGCAACAATAAACTTCTCGCAGTTCCAGCCCTACTTTATGCTATAAATAACTACCTGAAGTTTACTATGCAG CTATATTTCAACCCCGCGACAGTAAAAATGTTGAGCAATTTAAAG GTTTTGGTAATTGCTGTACTTCTCAAGTTCATCATGAAACGCCGATTTTCAATAATTCAG TGGGAGGCTCTTGCTTTGCTGCTGATTGGGATTAGTATAAATCAACTAAAATCCATGCCAGAGGGTACCACTACTTTGGATCTCCCCATTACAACTGCTGCATATGTGTGCACACTGATATTT GTAACAGTTCCTTCTATGGCCTCTGTCTTCAATGAATATGCCCTCAAAAGCCAATATGACACGAGCATATATCTTCAG AACTTATTTTTGTATGGATACGGAGCTATCTTCAACTTTCTTGGAATCCTCGGAACCGTTGTTTTTAAAG GTCCCGacaatttcaatatatttgaaGGACATTCAAAAGCTACTATGTTTTTGATATGTAACAATGCTGCACAAGGAATTCTATCCTcctttttcttcaaatatgCTG ACACGATCTTGAAGAAGTATTCATCGACTGTTGCAACAATATTTACAGGCATAGCATCTGCTGCTTTGTTTGGTCATACTTTGACCATAAACTTTTTGTTAGGGATTTCAgttgttttcatttcaatGCATCAG TTCTTTTCACCTTTTGCAAAACCCAAAGATGAAGAACAAAATGGGATGGTAGAAAGAACTGATGTACAAGATAAACATAG GTCAAGGGATTCATCCTTCATAAATATGGCTGCAGGAGCTAATGAAGAG GCTACTCACCATGTTGGACCTGATGAAAGACAACCTCTTCTTCCCAAATGA
- the LOC125218494 gene encoding phosphatidylinositol N-acetylglucosaminyltransferase subunit P-like, with amino-acid sequence MEERCSVNSPRRILSFSKTRAANVSFSDADHRSQTELGVSGEHGPKLSEVYGFVGSITTVVFTVIFIVWAYVPDHWLHSIGIYYYPSRYWALAVPTYVMVTIVLAITFYIGMNFMATPPPTSLNIMFDEFSREMLSNVPFVDDDEQPIEPISDIGINRINKIMFDSFK; translated from the exons ATGGAAGAGCGTTGCTCTGTGAATAGCCCACGACGGATTCTGAGCTTCTCCAAGACCCGGGCAGCCAACGTCTCCTTCTCCGACGCCGATCACCGCTCCCAGACCGAATTAGGCGTCTCCGGCGAGCACGGCCCCAAACTCTCTGAGGTTTATGGATTCGTCGGATCCATCACCACCGTTGTTTTTACAG TCATATTCATCGTGTGGGCGTATGTTCCTGACCATTGGTTGCATTCTATCGGGATCTATTACTATCCAAGCAG GTATTGGGCTTTGGCGGTGCCAACTTACGTGATGGTGACGATTGTGCTGGCCATCACATTTTATATTGGCATGAACTTTATGGCAACTCCTCCTCCTACCTCCTTAAATATAATGTTTG ATGAATTTAGTAGGGAAATGCTGAGCAATGTCCCTTTTGTAGATGATGACGAGCAGCCAATTGAGCCTATATCTGACATAGGCATTAACagaattaacaaaatcatGTTCGACAGCTTCAAATGA